The sequence below is a genomic window from Rhinolophus sinicus isolate RSC01 chromosome X, ASM3656204v1, whole genome shotgun sequence.
AGCTTACCCAAGGCAGCGCAGCAGCGCCCTACCGGTCCTGAGACCCCGCTCGCTGCAGCCCTGGGGCTCCAGGGCGGCTCTCAGGTAGCTCCCGGGTGGCGGGGCACAGACCCCCGCTCCTGACTGTGGAGCAGGGAGATCTGAGCCCGCCGGAGCGGAGCTCCATCCGCCCGTCCCAGGACACACGGTGGAGAGAGGCGAGCGGCTGGCTGGGCGCAGCAAGCGGTGGAAGCGGCAGCGGAGATCCCTAAGTCCGTAAGCAGGGTACTGGGGGTCGCAGTGCTTGGCGGAGAAGAGGTTCAGGAGTTTGGTGTGTTGCGGGTGGGGGACAGAAGAAGCAGAAGCGAGTGAAGATCGCAGGAGGGCTGCAGGAGAGCTCAGAGAGACTGCAAAGCGCGGGGATCTGGGACAGGTTGGGGCGGTGAGAGATTCCTCGCTGCCAGCCAATGCCAAGGGGAGGAGGCCGGCCGGCTGCGAGCAGGGAGGCGCGCGAAGATGCTGAGCACTGCGACCTGGGCCGGGGGTGGGTGCAGCACATACTGCTAAGCGGCGAGCACCGTTTGCAGGTTGGGCGGGAGAGGGctctggagggaaggaggaggggcaaAGGGGCCCAAACTCCACGTTCAGCcgctggagggagggggcagcggCTGGGGTCTCTGCGCCAGGTTCCTGCTGGGGccagagggcagaggaaggaaagggggcaGAGTCTGAGGGGGTTGGGTATCCGTAGGACCAGGAGGAGGGGGCGCGGAGGAGAAGGCCCCCAGTCTCTGGGGGATTACTTTGCTGGGACGAAGAATCACAAACACCATACAAGTTTCAAAATGCAGCGCGGGGCACAAAGTCATTCCAAGTTTTCTTCTAAGCTTCGGTGGATGTGTCTGGGTTTTCCTTGGTACCCTGGAGACTTGCGGCCGCACGCTTGGACCTCGCCTTCACTCAAGCAGTTCGTTCCCAAGGGGCGGGCGGCACTGCGCAGCCCCAGGGACACCTGCGaagctcatttttttccctttagttttcttcttccctttatttttctccttcctatctataatttaaataaaatattttatggctgttgtggttttgtttttaaggctttGCCCTCTCTCTTTGCCGTTTTTCTTCACCGAATTCATTACTTTGAGGGAAACCCTAGGAAGATCCTCTTGGGTAGAAAGCCCGGAGGCCGCGCCTTGGCAGCGCAAGCTGAAGGAGGCAGAAGGAGCCagtcctttgccattttaataggtaCTAATTGTCTCCTAGTCCAAGATGAAGTGCAATATTTTGCCAAACCAATGCTAATTAGCAACAAGGTGTTTCCAAAGAAAGACGGTTGTGCGCCAGCACTTGGcctctaccttttttttttggaaaggttTTACGAAATCGTTTCTACCAGTGCCCTATAAAACAGGAGTGGGGGCAGACCCTCCATTCACTTTCCTGTGTAGCAGCTTCAGAAAACCTCAGTGCCAGGGGCTTGGCCCTCTTGCAGCGCGGCAAAGGTGCCGGTGTGGCTCTGCGCCTGGACCGGCATGAAGCAGGGACTTATGCTAATTCTTGCAGCGttctccagatttttaaaaaatcctgttcGCTATTTCTTTCGTTTCAGACGAAATTTTACAGggttccctctcttcccctcagtTTTTACTCTTAGGTTTCCTCGGAATTGGTAAATATTTACTGGGCTAGGTCTTACATTATTGTCTGATCCCGCTAGAAAAACCTGCTTAAGAAAACGACAGTTCTCTGTAGACATGTTTGCATTATGAATGCAACGCTAGGCCAGAGAAGGAAGAGGTCTAATGGGGGGGGTTGGAGGGTTCCTGACATTCCTCCaatctctccccttcccccaccctccaggcTGCTTCCCACAACAGCTTGATCtacccccttctccccaccccacccccaaggaaatagtttgcattttgtttttgtctagtCCTTGTGTGAGTGTGAAGGGCTCCTCAAGGGGCTTTTGTGCTTACTGCTTTCAGGAAATCATGTGGACAAAGGACAGGTCTCCCAAACCTGCTGCTGCATCAGAATCACCCCGGACATGCttgtaaataacaataaaaacacacCTGTATTTCCCTGAAAGAATTCTAGAATTCTAAGTTGTTACGACTCGAGCTGGCCTTTTCCTCCAGCTAAAATTTGTAGCTTTCCAAACTTAaccatttattcttttctgttttcctccctctctctcccctgatGTGTTTTTCAGGCAACATGTTCGTGGCTAGCCTCTCGGCGGCTGATATGCTGGTGGCCATCTACCCCTACCCTCTGATGCTGCATGCCATGGCCATTGGGGGCTGGGATCTGAGCCATTTCCAGTGCCAAGTGTTTGGATTCATCACAGGGCTGACTGTGGTCGGCTCTATCTTCAATATCATGGCAATTGCCATCAACCGTTACTGCTACATCTGTCACAGCCTCCAGTACGAGCGGATCTTCAGCGTGCGCAATACCTTCATCTACCTGGCCGTCACCTGGATCATGACTATCCTGGCCATCCTGCCCAACACATACATTGGCACCATTGAGTATGATCCTCGCACCTACACCTGCATCTTCAACTACCTGAACAACCCCGTCTTTGTCGTGACCATCGTCTGTATCCACTTCGTCCTCCCTCTGCTCATAGTGGGTTTCTGCTACGTGAGGATCTGGATCAAAGTGCTGGCGGCCCGGGACCCAGCTGGGCAGAATCCTGACAACCAGCTTGCTGAGGTTCGCAATTTTCTAACCATGTTTGTGATCTTCCTCCTCTTTGCAGTGTGCTGGTGCCCTATCAACGTGCTCAATGTCTTGGTGGCTGTCAGTCCAAAAGAGATGGCAGGCAAGATCCCCAACTGGCTTTATCTTACAGTGTACTTCATAGCCTACTTCAACAGCTGCCTCAATGCTGTGATCTATGGGCTGCTCAATGAGAATTTCCGAAGAGAATACTGGGTCATCTTCCATGCTATGCGGCACCCTATCCTCTTCCTCTCTGGCCTCTTCACTGATTTGCGTGAGAGGTGGGAGATCCAGGCCCGTGACCGTGTCCGTGTCCGTGACCGTGTCTGTGCACGTGCCTGTTATGAAGTTCGAGAGCAAGCCCATGAACAAGACCGGGCCAATGCTTGTCCTGCTGTGGAGGAAATGCCAATGAATGTCCGGAATGTTCCACTACCTGGTGATGCTGCAGCTGGCCAACCTGAGTGTGCCTCTGGCCACCCCAAGCCAGCTTCTTGCCACTCCAGGCCAGCCTCTGCCTACCGCAAATCTGTCGCTGGCCACCACAAGTCCGTCTTTAGCCACTCCAAGCTTGCCTCTGGCCACCCCAAGTCTGCCTGTGGTCACTCCAGGTCTGCCTGTGGTCACCCCAAGTCGGCCAATGTCTATCCTAAGCCTGCCTCTGTCCATTTCAAGGCTGACTCTGTCCATTTCATACCTGCCTCCAGCCACCCCATGCCTGTCATTGGCCACCGCATCCCTGCTGGCAGCTACTCCAAGAGTGCCTTCAGGCCTACCACCACCCAACCTACACCCATCACTGGCTACATCAAGCCTGCTACCAGCCTCCCTGCGCCCACCACTGCCGACCATCCTAAGCCTGCTACCACCAGCCACCTTGAGCCTGCCGTCACTGGTTACCCTGAGCCCACTGCCTCCTGCCACTCTGAGACCAGTGCTACTGGCCACCTTGAGTGTGACATCACTGACTTCCCTGAGCCTGCCTCCAGCCCTGCCACTAGAACCCCTGAGCCTGCTGCCAGCCCACAGGAGCCTGCCACCTCCACTGACCCTCTTCACCCCACTGTGGTCACCACTGACACCAGTAATCACCAGGAGGATGTGGTGATTGATGTTGAAGTTGATTCTGATGAAATGGCcatgtgaaaaatgtccttaGGGGGTGGCCAAGCAGTGGTCCACTTTCAAGTTTATCTAGCATATGTAATCCAAAGTGAGGCACCTCACTGCTTCTacacacagaaaaatacacacagataCTGACAACCATGGTGTAAGGTAATTCCATCGTTTCAGGCAGATTCCTCTACATCCTGTACtctagaaagtgtgtgtgtg
It includes:
- the GPR50 gene encoding melatonin-related receptor, with translation MEPTLAVPTPFGCVGCKLPQPNYPPAVIIFMFCAMVITIVVDLIGNSMVILAVAKNKKLRNSGNMFVASLSAADMLVAIYPYPLMLHAMAIGGWDLSHFQCQVFGFITGLTVVGSIFNIMAIAINRYCYICHSLQYERIFSVRNTFIYLAVTWIMTILAILPNTYIGTIEYDPRTYTCIFNYLNNPVFVVTIVCIHFVLPLLIVGFCYVRIWIKVLAARDPAGQNPDNQLAEVRNFLTMFVIFLLFAVCWCPINVLNVLVAVSPKEMAGKIPNWLYLTVYFIAYFNSCLNAVIYGLLNENFRREYWVIFHAMRHPILFLSGLFTDLRERWEIQARDRVRVRDRVCARACYEVREQAHEQDRANACPAVEEMPMNVRNVPLPGDAAAGQPECASGHPKPASCHSRPASAYRKSVAGHHKSVFSHSKLASGHPKSACGHSRSACGHPKSANVYPKPASVHFKADSVHFIPASSHPMPVIGHRIPAGSYSKSAFRPTTTQPTPITGYIKPATSLPAPTTADHPKPATTSHLEPAVTGYPEPTASCHSETSATGHLECDITDFPEPASSPATRTPEPAASPQEPATSTDPLHPTVVTTDTSNHQEDVVIDVEVDSDEMAM